A genomic window from Deltaproteobacteria bacterium includes:
- the istB gene encoding IS21-like element helper ATPase IstB: MLTRLRLSAIRDQLDTLLDEAARRELNLRDALQFLCEREIARKDERRITMGMKLAKFPAVRELSGFDFGAQPSVNEEQIRDLATGRFIAHGESVLFLGPPGVGKTHLAVAVGRGAILAGYTVLFTTAAALVANLAKAHLTGRLEDQLIHFTKPKLLIVDELGYLPLEEDAAHLFFQLVNRRYERGGFLVTSNRPVAEWGRVFGDAVVATAILDRMLHHSHVITIRGESYRLREKRRSGLFNSFTSLLPAPAAGAQPNPEEAA; the protein is encoded by the coding sequence ATGCTGACGCGCTTGCGCCTGAGCGCGATTCGGGACCAGTTGGACACCCTCTTGGATGAAGCCGCGCGCCGCGAGTTGAACCTGCGGGACGCGTTGCAGTTCCTGTGTGAACGCGAGATCGCCCGCAAGGACGAACGGCGGATCACCATGGGAATGAAGCTGGCGAAGTTCCCCGCGGTCCGGGAGTTGAGCGGGTTCGACTTCGGGGCACAGCCGTCGGTGAACGAGGAGCAGATCCGGGACCTGGCGACCGGCCGGTTCATCGCACACGGCGAATCGGTGCTCTTCCTCGGCCCTCCGGGTGTGGGCAAGACCCACCTGGCGGTGGCGGTCGGCCGCGGGGCGATCCTCGCGGGCTACACGGTGCTGTTCACCACCGCGGCGGCGCTGGTGGCCAACCTGGCCAAGGCCCATCTGACCGGTCGTCTCGAAGACCAGCTCATCCACTTCACCAAGCCGAAGCTGTTGATCGTGGACGAACTCGGATACCTCCCCCTCGAAGAGGATGCGGCCCACCTGTTCTTCCAGCTCGTCAACCGACGCTACGAGCGCGGCGGCTTCCTCGTGACCTCGAACCGCCCCGTAGCCGAGTGGGGCCGCGTCTTCGGAGACGCCGTCGTCGCCACCGCCATCCTCGATCGGATGCTCCACCACAGCCACGTGATCACCATCCGTGGCGAAAGCTACCGACTCCGAGAGAAGCGCCGCAGTGGTCTCTTCAACAGCTTCACCAGCCTACTCCCAGCCCCCGCCGCCGGCGCTCAA